One genomic segment of Jaculus jaculus isolate mJacJac1 chromosome 2, mJacJac1.mat.Y.cur, whole genome shotgun sequence includes these proteins:
- the Pex2 gene encoding peroxisome biogenesis factor 2: MAGREESMMSTSRVLRISQLDALELNKALEQLVWSQFTQCFHGFKPGLLARLEPEMKALLWLLLWRFTIYSKNATVGQTVLNIQYKSNFSANLKYQPPSKTQKLWHAVATIGGRWLEERCYDLFRNRHLASFGKVKQCMNLVVGLLKLGELVNFLIFLQKGKFATLTERLLGIQSVFCKPQNTREVGFEYMNRELLWHGFAEFLIFLLPLINVQKLKAKLSSWCIPLTGVPNSDSARATSGKECALCGEWPSMPHTIGCEHIFCYYCVKSSFLFDMYFSCPKCGIEVHSVQPLKSGIEMSEVNAL, from the coding sequence ATGGCTGGCCGAGAAGAAAGTATGATGAGTACAAGCAGAGTGCTCAGAATAAGTCAGCTGGATGCGCTGGAACTGAACAAGGCTCTGGAGCAGCTAGTGTGGTCACAATTTACGCAGTGCTTTCATGGATTTAAGCCGGGGCTCTTGGCTCGCTTGGAACCAGAAATGAAAGCATTGTTGTGGCTTTTGCTGTGGAGATTCACCATTTACTCCAAAAATGCCACCGTGGGGCAGACAGTTTTGAATATTCAGTACAAAAGCAATTTTTCTGCAAACCTAAAGTACCAGCCACCAAGTAAAACtcagaagctctggcatgctgtCGCTACCATTGGCGGGAGGTGGTTAGAAGAGCGGTGCTATGATTTGTTTCGAAACCGTCACTTAGCATCTTTTGGAAAAGTTAAGCAGTGCATGAATTTGGTTGTTGGGCTTTTAAAATTAGGTGAGTTAGTGAACTTCTTGATTTTCCTGCAAAAAGGAAAGTTCGCAACATTGACAGAACGCCTCCTGGGCATTCAGTCTGTATTTTGCAAGCCACAAAACACACGTGAAGTTGGATTTGAGTACATGAATAGGGAACTTCTCTGGCATGGTTTTGCAGAGTTTCTGATTTTTCTCTTACCACTCATCAATGTCCAGAAGTTGAAAGCTAAGCTGTCTTCATGGTGCATCCCTCTCACTGGTGTGCCTAATAGTGACAGTGCACGGGCCACCAGTGGCAAAGAATGTGCTCTGTGTGGAGAGTGGCCCAGCATGCCTCACACCATTGGCTGTGAACACATCTTCTGTTATTATTGCGTGAAAAGCAGTTTCTTATTTGACATGTACTTTTCCTGTCCTAAATGTGGCATCGAAGTGCACAGTGTgcagccactgaaatcaggaatCGAAATGTCAGAAGTTAATGCGCTTTAG